The Falco peregrinus isolate bFalPer1 chromosome 9, bFalPer1.pri, whole genome shotgun sequence genome includes a window with the following:
- the LRRC10B gene encoding leucine-rich repeat-containing protein 10B, protein MGSGGSAGRGARLAAAEGPGGEQHLLEVRGRRVPEALWAQQELRKLYLGDLGLRELPEELADLQHLRTLALDGNELLEVPEALCYLPRLAYLYLGRNGLQELPPAFAQLRGLRCLWLEGNFLARFPRALLSLPELRSLQLGNNRLARLPAGLPRMAGLQGLWLYGNRFEEFPPVLLRMARLHLLDLDRNRIARFPDLSGLPALRLLSYDHNPVRQPPCVGDTVQLVGEGAQEFMEARRERLQSLQQQEEEEEEEEGAEAPPAAPEDGSPLLEDREGSFAAPPGSSGET, encoded by the coding sequence ATGGGGAGCGGCGgctcggcggggcggggggcgcggctGGCGGCGgccgaggggccggggggcgAGCAGCACCTGCTGGAGGTGCGGGGCCGGCGGGTGCCCGAGGCCCTGTGGGCGCAGCAGGAGCTGCGGAAGCTTTACCTGGGCGACCtggggctgcgggagctgcCGGAGGAGCTGGCGGACCTGCAGCACCTCCGCACCCTGGCCCTGGATGGCAACGAGCTGCTGGAGGTGCCCGAGGCCCTGTGCTACCTGCCCCGCCTGGCCTACCTCTACCTGGGCCGCAAcgggctgcaggagctgccgcCCGCCTTCGCCCAGCTGCGGGGCCTGCGCTGCCTCTGGCTGGAGGGCAACTTCCTGGCGCGCTTCCCCCGCGCCCTGCTGAGCCTGCCCGAGCTGCGCAGCCTCCAGCTGGGCAACAACCGCCTGGCCCGCCTGCCCGCCGGGCTGCCCCGCATGGCCGGCCTGCAGGGGCTCTGGCTCTATGGCAACCGCTTCGAGGAGTTCCCGCCCGTCCTGCTGCGCATGGCCCGCCTGCACCTCCTCGACCTGGACCGCAACCGCATCGCCCGCTTCCCTGACCTGTCCGGCCTCCCTGCCCTGCGGCTCCTCTCCTACGACCACAACCCTGTCCGGCAGCCGCCCTGCGTGGGAGACACCGTGCAGCTGGTGGGCGAGGGTGCGCAGGAGTTCATGGAGGCACGGCGGGAGCGCCTGCAgagcctccagcagcaggaggaagaggaagaggaggaggaaggcgcTGAGGCGCCACCGGCAGCCCCCGAGGATGGCTCCCCGCTGCTGGAGGACCGGGAGGGCAGCTTCGCCGCCCCACCGGGCTCCTCAGGGGAAACCTGA